From the Ralstonia wenshanensis genome, the window CCGCGACTTCAACGCCGTGCGTATTGACGCCACGCGCGACGGCCCCAACTGGCAATCGACCATTGATTCGCGCGAAATTGCGGGCAGCGCGCGCTGGCACGCCGAGAGCGCCGCCGTGCCCTTCGGCGAGCTGACGATGCGCCTGTCGCGCATGAGCATCCCGGATGCGAAGGAAGAGACTGCGCTCACCGAATCGCTGGCCAGCAGCTCGCAGGAAATACCATCGGTCGACCTCGTTGCCGACAAATTCGACCTGCGCGGCAAGGCGCTCGGCAAGCTGGAGATCAAGGCGCGCAACCAGATCACCGACGGCGCACCCGTCTGGACGCTCGAGACGTTGAAGATCGAGCAGCCCGCTGCCACGCTGACGGCACACGGTACGTGGCGCATCCCGCGACGCCTGCGCGGCGGCGGCGATGACCCCGAGCGCCGGACGCTCCTTGACTTCAACCTTGACCTGCGCGATACCGGCGACCTGCTGCAGAAGATGGGCTTCGCCAAGGTGATCGACGGCGCCAAGGGCAAGCTCGAAGGCCGCGTGGTCTGGCGTGGCTCGCCCATGTCGATCGACTACCCCACGCTCAATGGCCGCATGGCGCTGAACCTGGAGCGCGGCCAGTTCCTGCCGGTCGATCCGGGCCTGGCCAAGCTGGCCGGCGTGCTGAGCCTGCAGGGGCTGCTGCATTTCGCCACCGACCTGCGCAGCGCCACCGGGCGCGGCACGCCGTTCGAAAGCGTGGCAGCCACCGGCACCATCGCCAGCGGCGTTGCCCACACCGAAGATTTCGCCGTCAAGGGCCCGCAGTTCCAGGTAGCCATGCAAGGCTCGGCCAACATCCTCGATGAAACGCAGGACCTGCGCGTAAAGGTCACGCCCAAGGTGGATGCCACGTCGGCCTCGCTGGCAGCGGCATTCATCAATCCGGCCATCGGGCTGGGGACGCTCGCCGCGCAGCTGGTTCTGGGCGATCAGCTATCGAAGGCATTCGTCACGCAATACCACGTAACCGGTAGCTGGGCCGATCCGAAGATCGAGAAAGTCGCATCCAACAGCAATTCGGGCAGCCAATCGCAAACCTCGGCAAAATAGACGCCATGACTTCGACCACCGTTGCTCCGGCCCCCGTCGCATCCGGCATGGATGCGCCTTTCGATGCACCGTTTCGCGTCGCCGCCATCCAGACCGTGACGGCCATCGACGTGGACGCCAATCTGGCGCGCGCAGACGCGCTGCTTGCCGAGGCGGCCGCCCAGGGCGCGCAGCTCGCGCTGCTGCCCGAATACTTCTGCATGATGGGCCGCAAGGACAGCGACAAGGTCGCCATCCGCGAGAGCGACGAAGACGGCCCGATCCAGGCCTTCCTCGCCGATGCCGCGCGCCGCCACAAGCTGTGGCTCGTCGGCGGCACGTTGCCGATGTGGTGCGAAGACGAACAGCGCGTGCGCAATACGTCGCTCGCGTTCAACCCGGCCGGATTGCGTGTCGCGCGCTACGACAAGATCCACCTGTTCAACTTCGTGCGCGGCGAAGAGCGCTACGACGAGGCCCGCACCATCGAGCCCGGCGCCACGCCGGTCGCCTTCGATGCGCCGTGCGGCCGCGTGGGCATGTCGGTGTGCTACGACCTGCGCTTTCCCGAGCTGTACCGGGCGTTGGCGTCGCAAGGCAACCTGAACTTGATTCTGATGCCGGCGGCCTTCACCTACGTGACGGGCGCCGCGCACTGGGAAATCCTGCTGCGTGCCCGCGCCATCGAGAACCAGTGTTATGTGCTCGCCGCCGCGCAGGGCGGGCGCCATGAAAACGGCCGCCGCACGTGGGGCCATTCCATGCTGGTCGACCCGTGGGGCGAGATCATCGCCTCCGTGCCCGAGGGCGAAGGCGTGGCCATCGGCGACATGGAGCCCGCCCGTATCGCACAGGTGCGCCGGGATTTGCCGGCGCTCAAGCACCGCGTGATGTAAGCCAATCGAATTTTTTTGCGAGAACCGATCATGAACGCAGGCGACATCGCCATCCAGAATCTGTCCATCGCGCGCCGCGTGCTGCTCGATCCGTACGGCCTTGACGAAGCGCACCTGCAGCGCGCGCTGGCCGACATCTTCACGCACCGCGTGAACTATGCCGACCTCTACTTCCAGTACACCCGCAACGAGGCGTGGAGCCTGGAAGAAGGCATCGTCAAATCCGGCAGCTTCAGCATCGACCAGGGTGTGGGCGTGCGCGCCGTGTCGGGCGACCGCACCGCGTTTGCCTATTCCGACGACATCAGCCTGCCCGCGCTGATGCAGGCCGCCGGCGCCACGCGCACGATCGGCAAGGCAGGCGCCGGCCGCGTGAAGGTTGCCAGCAGCCTGGCCACCACTCCGGGCAGCCACTCGCTCTATGCGCCGAACGACCCGCTCGATTCGATGACCGCCTCCGAAAAGGTTGCCCTGCTCGAGCGGATCGAAAAGCTCGCCCGCGCCAAAGACCCGCGCGTGGTGCAGGTGATGGCCGGCTTGGCCGGTGAATACGACGTGATGCTCGTTGCGCGCAGCGACGGCGTGATCGCTGCGGACGTGCGCCCGCTGGTGCGGATCTCCGTCACCGTCATTGCCGAGCAGAACGGGCGCCGAGAAATGGGCAGCTCGGGCGGCGGCGGCCGCTATGCCTATGGCTATTTCACCGACGAACTGCTGCGCGAATACGTCGACGAGGCGGTCTCCTCAGCGCTCGTCAACCTGGAAGCCAAGCCAGCACCGGCCGGCACGATGACGGTGGTGCTCGGCCCGGGCTGGCCCGGCGTGCTGCTGCACGAGGCCATCGGCCACGGCCTGGAAGGCGACTTCAACCGCAAGGGTTCGTCGGCGTTCTCCGGTCGCATGGGCGAGCGTGTGGCCGCCAAGGGCGTCACCGTGGTGGATGACGGCACGCTGGCAAACCGCCGGGGCTCGCTGAACCTCGACGACGAGGGCAACCCCACGCAGTGCAACACGCTCATCGAAGACGGCATCCTCACGGGCTACATGCAGGACACGCTCAACGCGCGCCTGATGAAGATGCCCGTGACCGGCAACGCCCGCCGCGAGAGCTACGCCGCCCTGCCGATGCCGCGCATGACCAACACCTACATGCTCGGCGGCGACAAGGACCCGCAAGAGATCATCGCCAGCGTCAAGAAGGGGCTGTATGCGGTCAACTTCGGCGGCGGCCAGGTCGACATCACCAACGGCAAGTTCGTGTTCTCGGCCAGCGAGGCCTACCTGATCGAAGACGGCAAGATCACCGCCCCGGTCAAGGGCGCGACGCTGGTCGGCAGCGGCCCGGAATCGCTCAAGCACGTGACCATGATCGGCAACGACATGCGCCTTGATTCAGGCATTGGCGTGTGCGGCAAGGAAGGCCAGAGCGTGCCGGTGGGTGTGGGCCAACCGACGCTGCGCATGGAGAACATGACGGTGGGCGGCACGGCCTGATTGCCCTGAAACGTCGTTTTGACGCCGCAGGCCCGGAAAATCCGCGCTTGCGGCCCTCAAAAAAAGGGTTTATAAAGACGGTTCGATTGGTGCGGCGCAGTAGTTTCAAGTCACCTGTGCGCCACAATTTTCCTGCATCGACTAGCTTTCCTCTCATGTCCTTCGCCAAGTTTTTTTACTTTTACTTTTGGCATCTCGCACCGCTGGCGGAAGGAGAGGGGCGCTTGCAGCAAAAATAAAAGCACCCAGCAGATACCGAAAACCGCCAGCGACCCTGGCGGTTTTTTTTCGCCCAGTCACCTGCCCCACCCCGGCACCGACGCGAAACATGATCCGAACACAGTAGACGTTTCCAATAGAACTCAAGACACATCCCCGGAGCTTTCCATGCCGAAGAACACCGATGATTTGCGCATTCGCGAACTGAAAGAGCTGACGCCGCCGTCGCATCTGATCCGCGAATTCCCGTGCAGCGACACCGTGTCCGACCTGATCTACCAGAGCCGGAACGCGATGCACCGCATCCTTCATGGCATGGACGACCGCCTGATCGTCATCATCGGCCCCTGCTCCATCCACGACACCAAGGCAGCGATGGATTACGCCCGCCGCCTGGTCGAGCAACGCGAGCGCTTCAAGAACGAGCTGGAAATCGTGATGCGCGTGTACTTCGAAAAGCCGCGCACGACGGTCGGCTGGAAAGGTCTGATCAACGACCCGTACATGGACGGCAGCTTCAAGATCAACGACGGCCTGCGCACCGCGCGCGAGCTGCTGATGAACATCAACGAGCTGGGCCTGCCCGCCGGCACCGAATACCTCGACGTGATCAGCCCGCAGTACATCGCTGATCTCGTGAGCTGGGGCGCGATCGGCGCACGTACTACCGAAAGCCAAGTGCACCGCGAACTGGCTTCCGGCCTGTCGTGCCCGGTGGGTTTCAAGAACGGCACCGACGGCAACGTGAAGATCGCTGTGGACGCCATCAAGGCCGCATCGCAGCCGCACCACTTCCTGTCGGTCACCAAGGGCGGCCACTCGGCCATCGTGTCGACGGCCGGCAACGAGGATTGCCACATCATCCTGCGCGGCGGCAAGGCGCCCAACTATGACGCGGCCAGCGTGCAGGAAGCCTGCGACGCCATCTCCAAGTCGGGCCTGGCCGCGCGCCTGATGATCGACGCCTCGCACGCCAACAGCAGCAAGAAACACGAGAACCAGATTCCGGTGTGCGAAGACATCGGCCGCCAGATGGCTGCCGGCGATAACCGCATCGTCGGGGTGATGGTGGAATCGCACATCAACGCCGGGCGCCAGGACCACGTGCAAGGCACGCCCGTATCCGACCTGGCCTACGGCCAGAGCGTGACCGACGCCTGCATCGGCTGGGACGATTCGGTGAAGGTGCTGGAAACGCTGGCCGACGCCGTGCGCAAGCGCCGTCTCGTGCCGGGCAGCGGCAACTAAGACGCCATCAGCGTGATTTGGGAAGGACGCCTGCGGGCGTCCTTTTTCTTTGCGCGCGCATCAACGCGCAGATCTATAACAAATGTGAGCAGAACGTATCAAAGTCACACAAGTGCGTTGTCTTTGACATATCGTAGGAGGATTCCCCTGCCCATCCCCCGGAGGCATCCATGGCAGACACCCTGGCGGACACCGCCGTCAACACCGCAAACAAGTACCAGGCGATCGTGGCGCAGTACGCCACCGACGTCGGCATGAAGATCCTCGCTGCCATCGTTTTCTGGGTGGTCGGCCGCTGGCTGATCAATCTGGCGGTGCGCATGGTCGAAGGCTCGTTGAGCCGACAGAAGGTCGATCCGACCGTGCTGCGCTATGTGGGCTCCATCATCACCGTCACGCTGAACGTGCTGCTGGTGATCGGCATCCTCGGCTATTTCGGCATCCAGACGACGACGTTCGCCGCGCTGATTGCCGCAGCCGGTGTGGCCATCGGCATGGCGTGGTCTGGCCTGCTGTCGAACTTTGCGGCGGGCGCGTTCCTGATCGTGCTGCGGCCGTTCAAGGTGGGCGACTTCGTGACGGCCGGCGGCGTGACGGGCACGATCAAGGAGATCGGCCTGTTTGCCACGACCATCAACACGCCGGACAACGTGGTCACGATGGTCGGCAACGGCAAGATCTTTGCCGACACGATCCAGAACTACACCTCCAACCCCTACCGCCGCGTCGAGTTGAAGGCGCAACTGGCCGGGAGCGCCGACCACCGCGCCGCCATCGCGCTGCTCAAGGAGAAGATTGCCGCCATTCCGAACGTGCTGACCGATCCGGCGGTCGATGTGGAGATCCTGGAATTCAACTTGGTCGGGCCGGTGCTGGCCGTGCGCCCGTACACGCACAACGACAACTACTGGCAGGTCTATTTCGACACCAACCGGACGATCAAGGAAGCGCTGGCCGAAGGCGGCTTCCCGGCGCCGACGCCGTCGCAAGCGCTGACCATCACCACGCCGGGGCAATTGGCGGGCTTGGCTGCCGTGGCACAAAGTACGTCCACGCCGACCAGCGTGAACTGATCCACGCGCGGCAAAGCAAACGGCCCGGTACACAACCGGGCCGTTTTGTTTTGATGCGCCGACTGCGATCAGGTCGGCTTGTGCTCGTCGCGTTTCCAGAGCACGTCGGAGCCGCCATCTGCGCGGTTCAACACGCGTGCCAGCACAAACAGCAGGTCCGACAAACGATT encodes:
- a CDS encoding mechanosensitive ion channel family protein gives rise to the protein MADTLADTAVNTANKYQAIVAQYATDVGMKILAAIVFWVVGRWLINLAVRMVEGSLSRQKVDPTVLRYVGSIITVTLNVLLVIGILGYFGIQTTTFAALIAAAGVAIGMAWSGLLSNFAAGAFLIVLRPFKVGDFVTAGGVTGTIKEIGLFATTINTPDNVVTMVGNGKIFADTIQNYTSNPYRRVELKAQLAGSADHRAAIALLKEKIAAIPNVLTDPAVDVEILEFNLVGPVLAVRPYTHNDNYWQVYFDTNRTIKEALAEGGFPAPTPSQALTITTPGQLAGLAAVAQSTSTPTSVN
- the aroG gene encoding 3-deoxy-7-phosphoheptulonate synthase AroG; its protein translation is MPKNTDDLRIRELKELTPPSHLIREFPCSDTVSDLIYQSRNAMHRILHGMDDRLIVIIGPCSIHDTKAAMDYARRLVEQRERFKNELEIVMRVYFEKPRTTVGWKGLINDPYMDGSFKINDGLRTARELLMNINELGLPAGTEYLDVISPQYIADLVSWGAIGARTTESQVHRELASGLSCPVGFKNGTDGNVKIAVDAIKAASQPHHFLSVTKGGHSAIVSTAGNEDCHIILRGGKAPNYDAASVQEACDAISKSGLAARLMIDASHANSSKKHENQIPVCEDIGRQMAAGDNRIVGVMVESHINAGRQDHVQGTPVSDLAYGQSVTDACIGWDDSVKVLETLADAVRKRRLVPGSGN
- the tldD gene encoding metalloprotease TldD gives rise to the protein MNAGDIAIQNLSIARRVLLDPYGLDEAHLQRALADIFTHRVNYADLYFQYTRNEAWSLEEGIVKSGSFSIDQGVGVRAVSGDRTAFAYSDDISLPALMQAAGATRTIGKAGAGRVKVASSLATTPGSHSLYAPNDPLDSMTASEKVALLERIEKLARAKDPRVVQVMAGLAGEYDVMLVARSDGVIAADVRPLVRISVTVIAEQNGRREMGSSGGGGRYAYGYFTDELLREYVDEAVSSALVNLEAKPAPAGTMTVVLGPGWPGVLLHEAIGHGLEGDFNRKGSSAFSGRMGERVAAKGVTVVDDGTLANRRGSLNLDDEGNPTQCNTLIEDGILTGYMQDTLNARLMKMPVTGNARRESYAALPMPRMTNTYMLGGDKDPQEIIASVKKGLYAVNFGGGQVDITNGKFVFSASEAYLIEDGKITAPVKGATLVGSGPESLKHVTMIGNDMRLDSGIGVCGKEGQSVPVGVGQPTLRMENMTVGGTA
- a CDS encoding carbon-nitrogen hydrolase family protein; translated protein: MTSTTVAPAPVASGMDAPFDAPFRVAAIQTVTAIDVDANLARADALLAEAAAQGAQLALLPEYFCMMGRKDSDKVAIRESDEDGPIQAFLADAARRHKLWLVGGTLPMWCEDEQRVRNTSLAFNPAGLRVARYDKIHLFNFVRGEERYDEARTIEPGATPVAFDAPCGRVGMSVCYDLRFPELYRALASQGNLNLILMPAAFTYVTGAAHWEILLRARAIENQCYVLAAAQGGRHENGRRTWGHSMLVDPWGEIIASVPEGEGVAIGDMEPARIAQVRRDLPALKHRVM